The Henningerozyma blattae CBS 6284 chromosome 7, complete genome region ttaattattttagtttttaGCTTCTGCATTTGATTTTAACATACTCTCAATTTACATTACCAACACTCCCTCTCTCTCTCACACAAACCTTTGCATAATAACCAAACATgagtagaaaaaaaaatggaatcCAACTTCTGGATAGATTTCTTAATGGGTGGTGTTTCCGCCGCCATTGCCAAGACTGCTGCTTCTCCAATTGAAAGAGTCAAGCTTTTGATTCAAAATCAAGATGAAATGTTGAAGCAAGGTACTTTGGATCGTCGTTACGATGGTATCATTGAATGTTTCAAGAGAACTGCTCAACAAGAAGGTATCATCTCCTTCTGGAGAGGTAACACTGCCAATGTTATCAGATACTTCCCAACTCAAGCTTTGAATTTTGCCTTCAAGGACAAGATTAAGGAAATGTTTGGTTTCAAGAAGGATGAAGGTTACATGAAATGGTTTGCCGGTAACTTGGCTTCTGGTGGTATTGCCGGTGCTTTGTCTTTGACTGTTGTTTACTCTTTGGATTATGCTAGAACTAGATTGGCTGCCGATTCCAAGAATTTGAAAGCCGGAGGTGAAAGAAAATTCAACGGGTTGATTGATGTTTATAGAAAGACTTTGAAATCCGATGGTCTTGCTGGTTTGTACAGAGGTTTCGGTCCATCTGTTGTCGGTATTATTGTCTACAGAGGTTTGTATTTCGGTATGTACGATTCTTTGAAACCAGTTGTTTTGATCGGTCCTTTGGAAGGTTCCTTCTTGGCTAGTTTCTTGTTGGGTTGGGTCGTTACCACTGGTGCTTCCACTTGTTCTTACCCATTGGATACCGTCAGAAGAAGAATGATGATGACTTCTGGTCAAGCTATCAAATATAACGGTGCCATGGACTGTTTCCAAAAGATTGTTGCTGCCGAGGGTGTCAGATCCTTGTTCAAAGGATGTGGTGCTAACATCTTAAGAGGTATCGCTGGTGCAGGTGTCATCTCCTTGTACGATCAATTACAAATGATCATGTTCGGtaagaaattcaaatagaTGAAATGATAATGTTGCAATCCTTgcataaataatattccgcccttttttctcttatactttttttcctctttttttttaaatacatatatatatttatattcattatctttccgtatgtatatatattttgtaaatactTCTGCCTTACCACGTTGTATTTGTGTGTTTTTGCTTCACGCTTTGCTTCACGCTTTGCCTCACGCTTTGCCTCACGCTTTGCCTCGTCACTCTCACTCTCACTCTCCCAACCTTTTGCATAgcaattcatttaaaatgatacatatacatacatatagaaaataataataatattaatataaatataaatgacGAGCGGTAATCAAACCTTACTCTTCCTTCTCATTAGTACTACTCTCGTTTCTTCTTTGAATCTCAGTCTCCAAGTTCTTCAACAACATGCTCTCAGCCAATTTGACATTCTTTAAATGATCACTGATGATTTCAAAACTAcgttcttcttcatcatctccTTCATCGGCATTGCCAGTCTCTTCTCCATCTTCTTCTCTCTTgttaattaaaatcttgGTCTTGGTGAATTTTCTCAAATTAGCAATACGGTTCCCTTGACGGCCAACTATAGCACCAACATATTGTTCAGGAATACGAACAATCGTACTATATTGACGGTTAGTATCTTTAACAGCATGAGAGCTTTcgttactattattatttgtagtaTTGGCAGTGGTAGtggtagtagtagtagtagtagtattgttattattgttattattattctttgtATTGATATTAGCATTGgcatttaaatttggatttgaattagaattacgGTAATTACGGCCATTCCCAGTTCTCTTCTTGGAATGAGGATAATACAATCTTTCAGAAACAAATGTGATATCAACTTCATTCACCAAGATAGAATTGATTTCCACAATAACATTGGAAATAGACCCAGGAAACCCTTGAATCTCCAAGATTCTTTCATCAGAATCAGGCAAGAAATCCTTAGAAGCAACAATCTTGACACCATGATTATCAATCAATGATTTGATTCGGTTCCCATTCTTACCAATTATACCAGATAATTGACTATTAGTAACCAATAATCTTAAATTACCAatgtttttcaaatttttttcaggattttctttaatttcttccaCTGTAGGTGGTGgtaaaatgaaatttaaataatggaaTACATGTTTGACAGAATTAGGACCATTAGAAACATTAGatatatcatcatcaatcaattgattaTCAAACTTCTCATTTGTTAATACATCAATGATATCTCCAATAGCATTTGCAACATTCTCCGTAGGACCATTACATAACAAGATACGATCAGAACAGCCAGGTTCTTTATCAGAAATACCAATCTTGACATTATTATCAGTACGGATTTTTTGAATGGTAACACCTTTAGTCCCAATGATTCTTGCGGATTCtcttaatgataataagaTACGATGGTTGGCAGTGGCtactaatttatcatttattattggttGCACTAGTAGTTGTAGTAGTAGGCGCCGTGTTAGCTCCACTTGCAGTTGCAGTAGTAGTCGTAGTAGTAGGGggtagtagtagtagtatttTTCAACAGTTTCAGACATGCTTGATTGAAGGCGTGGGAGGCAGGTTGGGGGGAGGCGTTTAGGAAGAAGTGGTAGAGGATGGCGGGGTGAGCTAGGGGGGTCTAGTAGTGGTCaagttttaataatagatcAACAATGAGAttgtctttttattttgggGTGTATGTATTCTTTGTTTTGTAACTTTATTCTGCAAAATAAGGGACTGGTCAACtcaaatagaaaaaaaatataatgtttcgtttttatttttttattttttctctctctctctattgatttttggaataattatattaaaaattttttatttttgtttttaaaaaaaatttttttttttaaaacttaagattatatattattattattacgttcTGTTTTaatgttgtttttttatttaatacaaTAGATTAAGAAATTGTGGAgtctaaataaataaacaaatagtatattattaagacGAAAATCCTACATTGGCCGTGTTATGCCCTAATGAAATTAAGATTATAAAagttatttgaaaaacgAACGAAAGCGAAGGCGATAACAAAAGGTAAAAAcgaaatgaaaaaaaaaaaaacgggaaagaaaaaaaaacacacaCAAGTcaagatttgaaatttcacttcaaattgaaattgaaattaaatttgagtgtttaaaaaaaaataaggaGGGGAGGCAAGTGTGATTTACACGTGATGGTTTTTTGTTGTTAAATCATGGATATGTTTATTTTCAGGTTTCCAGGTTCACTgttctatttttaaataagaataattaattaattaattataattattgcATTACCTGTtccataaaaaaaaaagttgatGCAATTTGAAGTAGAAAAGCTTCCCCAAGTGTAGCtcaaaaaagaattgaataCCACCAAAAATGCGGTAATCCATGCATTGAAAGAGAATTGTTTATTGccaatataaaaaataaacctTCTGTTTCGACGTACACTCCCTTTTAAAGGTATACGGTTTGGTTAAGTGATATCCCAGCTATTTCGTTATTCAACAGCATATTACTTGGTTTTTACTGACAAGTAACTATTCTTCCTTACACATATCTAACAAAAATAGTCTTTTAAATGctatattttgttttgttttttttggaacTGATATGAATGATCTCATTGTTGATCAAAACTATCTAATATTCCACAAAGCTTTAGAATGTTCAGTAATGTTAGTTTCAATATAATGCTACATATGTATAATTCTTGTAAGTATTCATCCTAACGGGTGAATTTAGAGGTGAGGgatatattcaattatttctttgGCAAAAAGGAGAtcaaaatagaaaaagtTAGGTATTCCCTCTCAAATCCTAAAAAATGGTGGTTATATCCAATATTGGTAACAGAAATGTTACCGCTATTAAGATGGTGCGTGACAGTAT contains the following coding sequences:
- the TBLA0G03560 gene encoding uncharacterized protein (similar to Saccharomyces cerevisiae PET9 (YBL030C) and AAC3 (YBR085W); ancestral locus Anc_3.316), with product MESNFWIDFLMGGVSAAIAKTAASPIERVKLLIQNQDEMLKQGTLDRRYDGIIECFKRTAQQEGIISFWRGNTANVIRYFPTQALNFAFKDKIKEMFGFKKDEGYMKWFAGNLASGGIAGALSLTVVYSLDYARTRLAADSKNLKAGGERKFNGLIDVYRKTLKSDGLAGLYRGFGPSVVGIIVYRGLYFGMYDSLKPVVLIGPLEGSFLASFLLGWVVTTGASTCSYPLDTVRRRMMMTSGQAIKYNGAMDCFQKIVAAEGVRSLFKGCGANILRGIAGAGVISLYDQLQMIMFGKKFK
- the HEK2 gene encoding Hek2p (similar to Saccharomyces cerevisiae HEK2 (YBL032W); ancestral locus Anc_3.318) codes for the protein MSETVEKYYYYYPLLLRLLLQLQVELTRRLLLQLLVQPIINDKLVATANHRILLSLRESARIIGTKGVTIQKIRTDNNVKIGISDKEPGCSDRILLCNGPTENVANAIGDIIDVLTNEKFDNQLIDDDISNVSNGPNSVKHVFHYLNFILPPPTVEEIKENPEKNLKNIGNLRLLVTNSQLSGIIGKNGNRIKSLIDNHGVKIVASKDFLPDSDERILEIQGFPGSISNVIVEINSILVNEVDITFVSERLYYPHSKKRTGNGRNYRNSNSNPNLNANANINTKNNNNNNNNTTTTTTTTTTANTTNNNSNESSHAVKDTNRQYSTIVRIPEQYVGAIVGRQGNRIANLRKFTKTKILINKREEDGEETGNADEGDDEEERSFEIISDHLKNVKLAESMLLKNLETEIQRRNESSTNEKEE